In one Lolium rigidum isolate FL_2022 chromosome 3, APGP_CSIRO_Lrig_0.1, whole genome shotgun sequence genomic region, the following are encoded:
- the LOC124703970 gene encoding importin-5-like — translation MDPQAEADAAAVLGADPAPLTALLADLVSPANDARSRAERTFHSLRATHPDALALRLAHLLLSPSHPSAPMAAVLLRRLISPSSQAFAYPAMSPSTQSSLRALLLSASSTPTLPKSISKKLSDAVAELATHLLPTNAWPDLLTFLYKSIASPSSPPALHESALNTLARLAPHLAAIFPDLHNHLLSSLSHPTSPDIRVAGLNAAISVIQSLPTTTARDGFQDLLPAMMRALADSLNCGNEGSAQEALEMMIDLAGAEPRFLRRQLPDVVASMLHIAEAPGLEDGTRHLAVEFVVTLAEARERAPGMMRRLPRYVGRLFAVVMAMLLDVHDEPAWYAAVTEEEDAGETGSFVFAQECLDRLAIAVGGNTILPVAAELLPSFIGAEEWKRRHAALVTIAQIAEGCAKVMTKNLDQVVGMVLNSFNDPHPRVRWAAINAVGQLSTDLGPELQNQLHHVVLPALASAMDDSDNPRVQAHAASAILNFSENCRPDILTPYLDVIVTKLLVLLQSGSQMVQEGALTALASAADSSQEHFQKYYDAVMPYLKAILMNATDKSSRMLRAKSMECISLVGMAVGKQKFRDDAKQVMEVLMSLQGSQMEADDPITSYMLQAWARLCKCLGQEFLPYMNVVMPPLLQSAQLKPDVSITSAGDDGESDDEGVETITLGDKRIGIRTSLLEEKATACSMLCCYADELKEGFFPWIDQVATTLVPLLKFYFHDEVRKAAVSAMPELLRSAKLAVEKGQAQGRDNSYLKQLSDYIVPALVEAINKEPETQICASMLESLNESIQMSGTLLDEGQVRYIVECIKEVITSSSNRRTDRTERSKAEDFDSEEDELLREENEQEDEIFDQVGDCLGTLVKTFKTYFLPFFDELSVYLTPMLGKDKTSEERRVTICIFDDVAEHCQEAAVRYYDTYLPSLLEACTSENPDVRQAAVYGIGICAEFGGSAFRPHTGEALSRLYNVIKHPNALDLDNAMAYDNSVSALGKICQFHRDSIDASQVIPAWLSCLPLKNDLVEARIVHEQMCAMLEKSDAELLGNNNQYLPKIVSIFAEILCAGKDLATEQTASKIVNLLRQLQTTLPPAVLASTWSSLQPQQQLALQSVLTS, via the exons ATGGATCCgcaggcggaggccgacgcggcggcggtgctgGGCGCGGACCCGGCGCCGCTCACGGCGCTGCTCGCCGACCTCGTCTCCCCGGCCAACGACGCGCGGTCGCGGGCGGAGCGGACGTTCCACTCCCTCCGCGCCACCCACCCGGACGCGCTCGCCCTCCGCCTCGcccacctcctcctctccccctcccacccctccgcgccCATGGCGgcggtcctcctccgccgcctaatCTCCCCGTCCTCCCAGGCCTTCGCCTACCCCGCCATGTCCCCCTCCACACAATCCTCCCTCCGggccctcctcctctccgcctcctccacccCCACTCTCCCCAAATCCATCTCCAAAAAGCTCTCCGACGCCGTCGCCGAGCTCGCCACCCACCTCCTCCCGACCAACGCCTGGCCGGACCTCCTCACCTTCCTCTACAAGTCCATCGCGTCCCCCTCCTCCCCGCCCGCCCTCCACGAGTCCGCCCTCAACACCCTGGCCCGCCTCGCGCCCCACCTCGCCGCCATCTTCCCCGACCTCCACAAccacctcctctcatccctctcccACCCCACCTCCCCGGACATCCGCGTGGCCGGGCTCAACGCCGCCATCAGCGTCATCCAGtccctccccaccaccaccgcccgCGACGGGTTCCAGGACCTGCTGCCCGCCATGATGCGCGCGCTCGCCGACTCCCTCAACTGCGGCAACGAGGGCTCCGCGCAGGAGGCGCTCGAGATGATGATCGACCTCGCCGGCGCCGAGCCGCGCTTCCTGCGCCGCCAGCTGCCCGACGTCGTCGCCTCCATGCTGCACATCGCCGAGGCGCCGGGCCTCGAGGACGGCACCCGCCACCTCGCCGTCGAGTTCGTCGTCACACTCGCCGAGGCCCGCGAGCGCGCTCCCGGCATGATGCGCCGCCTCCCGCGCTACGTCGGCAGGCTCTTCGCCGTCGTCATGGCCATGCTGCTCGACGTCCACGACGAGCCCGCGTGGTACGCCGccgtcaccgaggaggaggatgccGGGGAGACCGGGAGCTTTGTGTTCGCGCAGGAGTGTCTCGACCGGCTCGCCATCGCCGTCGGTGGGAACACCATCTTGCCCGTGGCTGCCGAGCTGCTCCCGTCGTTCATCGGCGCTGAGGAGTGGAAGAGACGGCACGCCGCGCTGGTCACCATTGCGCAGATCGCCGAGGGCTGCGCCAAGGTCATGACTAAGAATCTCGATCAGGTGGTCGGGATGGTGCTCAATTCCTTCAACGATCCTCACCCGAGGGTCAGGTGGGCGGCCATCAACGCCGTAGGGCAGCTTTCCACCGACCTCGGCCCTGAGTTGCAGAACCAGCTGCACCATGTTGTGCTACCTGCATTGGCTTCCGCCATGGATGATTCAGACAACCCACGCGTACAG GCACATGCAGCTTCTGCAATTCTAAACTTCAGCGAAAATTGCAGACCTGACATTTTAACACCATACTTGGATGTGATAGTCACCAAACTTCTGGTGTTGCTTCAG TCTGGAAGCCAAATGGTGCAAGAAGGTGCTTTAACTGCCTTAGCATCAGCTGCGGATTCTTCTCAG GAACACTTCCAAAAATATTATGATGCGGTCATGCCATATCTCAAGGCTATACTCATGAATGCAACTGATAAATCAAGCAGAATGTTGCGTGCCAAATCCATGGAATGTATTAGTTTAGTTGGTATGGCTGTTGGGAAACAAAAGTTTAGGGATGACGCTAAGCAG GTGATGGAAGTTTTGATGTCACTGCAAGGATCACAGATGGAGGCTGATGACCCGATTACAAGTTACATGCTGCAA GCATGGGCGAGACTGTGTAAATGCCTTGGTCAGGAGTTCCTTCCGTACATGAATGTCGTTATGCCCCCTCTACTTCAATCTGCTCAGCTAAAACCAGATGTGAGCATCACTTCTGCAGGCGATGATGGAGAATCTGACGACGAGGG TGTTGAGACTATCACCCTGGGAGACAAGAGAATTGGCATCAGGACCAGTCTTCTGGAGGAGAAAGCCACAGCATGCAGTATGCTGTGTTGCTATGCTGATGAGCTCAAGGAAGGGTTTTTTCCATGGATTGATCAG GTCGCAACTACTCTGGTACCTCTCCTCAAATTCTATTTTCACGACGAAGTTAGGAAGGCAGCTGTTTCAG CTATGCCTGAGCTTCTACGTTCAGCAAAGTTGGCAGTAGAAAAAGGCCAAGCTCAAGGCCGGGATAATTCTTATCTTAAGCAACTATCTGATTATATAGTTCCAGCTCTTGTAGAGGCTATAAATAAA GAACCTGAGACACAAATTTGTGCAAGCATGCTGGAGTCATTGAACGAGTCAATACAG ATGTCAGGAACACTACTTGATGAAGGTCAAGTTAGATATATAGTGGAATGTATCAAAGAAGTAATAACATCAAGCTCTAATAGGAGGACAGACCGAACAGAGAGGTCAAAGGCTGAAGACTTTGATTCAGAGGAAGATGAGCTGCTAAGGGAAGAAAACGAACAGGAGGATGAAATCTTTGATCAA GTTGGTGATTGTTTAGGTACTCTGGTCAAAACTTTCAAGACTTATTTTCTCCCATTCTTTGATGAGCTCTCCGTCTATTTGACACCGATGTTG GGCAAGGATAAGACATCAGAAGAAAGAAGAGTTACCATATGCATTTTTGACGATGTCGCAGAACACTGTCAAGAAGCAGCAGTTAG GTATTATGACACATATCTTCCTTCTCTGTTAGAAGCCTGCACAAGTGAAAACCCAGATGTTAGACAG GCTGCAGTTTATGGTATTGGCATCTGTGCGGAGTTTGGTGGCTCTGCATTCAGGCCTCATACTGGGG AGGCACTCTCTAGATTATACAATGTAATCAAACATCCTAATGCATTGGATTTGGATAACGCGATGGCATATGACAATTCTGTTTCCGCTCTTGGAAAGATATGTCAGTTTCATCGTGATAGCATTGATGCATCTCAG GTTATTCCTGCTTGGTTAAGTTGTCTTCCTTTAAAAAATGACTTAGTTGAGGCAAGGATTGTCCATGAACAGATGTGTGCAATGCTTGAGAA GTCTGATGCAGAGCTTTTGGGCAATAACAATCAATATCTTCCGAAGATTGTATCTATTTTTGCAGAG ATATTATGCGCGGGCAAGGATCTGGCAACAGAACAGACTGCTAGCAAGATAGTTAATCTGCTAAGACAGCTTCAGACCACTCTGCCCCCTGCAGTACTTGCCTCGACATGGTCTTCTCTTCAGCCACAGCAACAGCTTGCCCTACAATCTGTATTGACATCATAG